Proteins co-encoded in one Octopus bimaculoides isolate UCB-OBI-ISO-001 chromosome 7, ASM119413v2, whole genome shotgun sequence genomic window:
- the LOC106878139 gene encoding histone-lysine N-methyltransferase SETMAR-like, whose product MSDYEITNFELRVLLRHYWRNNLDAKAAAKAICDVEGEGTVAPRTAQKWFKRFNKGDFDPEDRPRSGRPAILDEGDLQAVLDVEPSSSTRELAEELSVYQKTIWNNFKPLDFVHKKP is encoded by the coding sequence aTGTCTGATTACGAAATCACAAATTTTGAACTTCGCGTATTGCTGCGTCATTATTGGAGAAACAATTTGGATGCAAAAGCAGCTGCCAAAGCAATTTGCGACGTTGAAGGTGAAGGTACGGTAGCACCGCGAACTGCACAGAAATGGTTCAAGCGTTTCAATAAAGGCGATTTTGATCCTGAAGACAGGCCACGTTCCGGACGACCAGCGATTTTGGACGAAGGAGACTTGCAAGCCGTTTTGGATGTTGAGCCGTCATCAAGCACTCGTGAATTGGCTGAAGAACTGAGTGTCTATCAGAAGACCATTTGGAATAATTTCAAGCCACTTGATTTTGTCCACAAAAAGCCATGA